One genomic region from Gossypium hirsutum isolate 1008001.06 chromosome D13, Gossypium_hirsutum_v2.1, whole genome shotgun sequence encodes:
- the LOC107918561 gene encoding putative rRNA methylase YtqB isoform X1 produces MSALRFSSRFNPMLSNIILVQTKSLLFSFSSFSSSVRKPCKTLCCSSSSPLSGLEDELVGYIFGKKKATEVAHLVWRHVLHKGDIVIDATCGNGYDTVAMLKMVADESGHGRVYGMDIQTEALENTSSLLDETVTQKEKELVKLFPICHSRMDEVLPENTAVRLVAFNLGYLPGGDKGIITTSKTTLLALEASKKMLILGGLISLVVYVGHPGGREELETVEAFASGLCVDGWICCKFQMLNRPLAPVLVFIFKR; encoded by the exons ATGTCAGCTTTGAGGTTTAGCTCACGCTTTAACCCAATGTTATCAAACATAATCCTTGTTCAAACCAAATCATTATTATTCAGTTTCTCTTCCTTCTCCTCATCAGTCAGAAAACCTTGTAAGACTCTTTGTTGCTCTTCCAGCTCTCCACTTTCTG GGTTAGAGGATGAGTTGGTTGGTTATATTTTTGGGAAGAAGAAAGCAACAGAAGTGGCTCATTT GGTTTGGAGGCATGTCTTGCATAAAGGGGATATTGTCATAGATGCCACATGTGGGAATGGTTATGATACCGTAGCAATGCTTAAAATGGTTGCTGATGAATCTGGTCATGGTCGTGTTTATGGAATGGACATTCAAACAGAGGCTTTAGAGAATACTTCTTCCTTACTGGATGAAACTGTCACTCAGAAAGAG AAAGAACTAGTCAAGCTCTTCCCCATTTGCCATAGTAGAATGGATGAAGTGCTTCCTGAAAATACTGCCGTTAG ACTTGTTGCATTCAACCTAGGCTACCTTCCTGGAGGTGACAAAGGTATTATTACGACGTCGAAAACAACACTTTTGGCCTTGGAAGCCTCGAAGAAAATGCTGATATTGGGAGGGCTTATTAGCCTAGTGGTTTATGTGGGACATCCTGGTGGAAG GGAAGAATTGGAAACAGTTGAAGCCTTTGCTTCAGGATTATGTGTTGATGGTTGGATATGCTGCAAGTTCCAGATGTTGAACCGACCTTTAGCTCCAGTACTTGTTTTCATATTCAAGAGATGA
- the LOC107918561 gene encoding putative rRNA methylase YtqB isoform X3 — protein MSALRFSSRFNPMLSNIILVQTKSLLFSFSSFSSSVRKPCKTLCCSSSSPLSGLEDELVGYIFGKKKATEVAHLVWRHVLHKGDIVIDATCGNGYDTVAMLKMVADESGHGRVYGMDIQTEALENTSSLLDETVTQKEKELVKLFPICHSRMDEVLPENTAVRLVAFNLGYLPGGDKGIITTSKTTLLALEASKKMLILGGLISLVVYVGHPGGRLNSQGRIGNS, from the exons ATGTCAGCTTTGAGGTTTAGCTCACGCTTTAACCCAATGTTATCAAACATAATCCTTGTTCAAACCAAATCATTATTATTCAGTTTCTCTTCCTTCTCCTCATCAGTCAGAAAACCTTGTAAGACTCTTTGTTGCTCTTCCAGCTCTCCACTTTCTG GGTTAGAGGATGAGTTGGTTGGTTATATTTTTGGGAAGAAGAAAGCAACAGAAGTGGCTCATTT GGTTTGGAGGCATGTCTTGCATAAAGGGGATATTGTCATAGATGCCACATGTGGGAATGGTTATGATACCGTAGCAATGCTTAAAATGGTTGCTGATGAATCTGGTCATGGTCGTGTTTATGGAATGGACATTCAAACAGAGGCTTTAGAGAATACTTCTTCCTTACTGGATGAAACTGTCACTCAGAAAGAG AAAGAACTAGTCAAGCTCTTCCCCATTTGCCATAGTAGAATGGATGAAGTGCTTCCTGAAAATACTGCCGTTAG ACTTGTTGCATTCAACCTAGGCTACCTTCCTGGAGGTGACAAAGGTATTATTACGACGTCGAAAACAACACTTTTGGCCTTGGAAGCCTCGAAGAAAATGCTGATATTGGGAGGGCTTATTAGCCTAGTGGTTTATGTGGGACATCCTGGTGGAAG ACTTAATTCTCAGGGAAGAATTGGAAACAGTTGA
- the LOC107918561 gene encoding putative rRNA methylase YtqB isoform X4 → MSALRFSSRFNPMLSNIILVQTKSLLFSFSSFSSSVRKPWLEDELVGYIFGKKKATEVAHLVWRHVLHKGDIVIDATCGNGYDTVAMLKMVADESGHGRVYGMDIQTEALENTSSLLDETVTQKEKELVKLFPICHSRMDEVLPENTAVRLVAFNLGYLPGGDKGIITTSKTTLLALEASKKMLILGGLISLVVYVGHPGGRLNSQGRIGNS, encoded by the exons ATGTCAGCTTTGAGGTTTAGCTCACGCTTTAACCCAATGTTATCAAACATAATCCTTGTTCAAACCAAATCATTATTATTCAGTTTCTCTTCCTTCTCCTCATCAGTCAGAAAACCTT GGTTAGAGGATGAGTTGGTTGGTTATATTTTTGGGAAGAAGAAAGCAACAGAAGTGGCTCATTT GGTTTGGAGGCATGTCTTGCATAAAGGGGATATTGTCATAGATGCCACATGTGGGAATGGTTATGATACCGTAGCAATGCTTAAAATGGTTGCTGATGAATCTGGTCATGGTCGTGTTTATGGAATGGACATTCAAACAGAGGCTTTAGAGAATACTTCTTCCTTACTGGATGAAACTGTCACTCAGAAAGAG AAAGAACTAGTCAAGCTCTTCCCCATTTGCCATAGTAGAATGGATGAAGTGCTTCCTGAAAATACTGCCGTTAG ACTTGTTGCATTCAACCTAGGCTACCTTCCTGGAGGTGACAAAGGTATTATTACGACGTCGAAAACAACACTTTTGGCCTTGGAAGCCTCGAAGAAAATGCTGATATTGGGAGGGCTTATTAGCCTAGTGGTTTATGTGGGACATCCTGGTGGAAG ACTTAATTCTCAGGGAAGAATTGGAAACAGTTGA
- the LOC107918561 gene encoding putative rRNA methylase YtqB isoform X2, with protein MSALRFSSRFNPMLSNIILVQTKSLLFSFSSFSSSVRKPWLEDELVGYIFGKKKATEVAHLVWRHVLHKGDIVIDATCGNGYDTVAMLKMVADESGHGRVYGMDIQTEALENTSSLLDETVTQKEKELVKLFPICHSRMDEVLPENTAVRLVAFNLGYLPGGDKGIITTSKTTLLALEASKKMLILGGLISLVVYVGHPGGREELETVEAFASGLCVDGWICCKFQMLNRPLAPVLVFIFKR; from the exons ATGTCAGCTTTGAGGTTTAGCTCACGCTTTAACCCAATGTTATCAAACATAATCCTTGTTCAAACCAAATCATTATTATTCAGTTTCTCTTCCTTCTCCTCATCAGTCAGAAAACCTT GGTTAGAGGATGAGTTGGTTGGTTATATTTTTGGGAAGAAGAAAGCAACAGAAGTGGCTCATTT GGTTTGGAGGCATGTCTTGCATAAAGGGGATATTGTCATAGATGCCACATGTGGGAATGGTTATGATACCGTAGCAATGCTTAAAATGGTTGCTGATGAATCTGGTCATGGTCGTGTTTATGGAATGGACATTCAAACAGAGGCTTTAGAGAATACTTCTTCCTTACTGGATGAAACTGTCACTCAGAAAGAG AAAGAACTAGTCAAGCTCTTCCCCATTTGCCATAGTAGAATGGATGAAGTGCTTCCTGAAAATACTGCCGTTAG ACTTGTTGCATTCAACCTAGGCTACCTTCCTGGAGGTGACAAAGGTATTATTACGACGTCGAAAACAACACTTTTGGCCTTGGAAGCCTCGAAGAAAATGCTGATATTGGGAGGGCTTATTAGCCTAGTGGTTTATGTGGGACATCCTGGTGGAAG GGAAGAATTGGAAACAGTTGAAGCCTTTGCTTCAGGATTATGTGTTGATGGTTGGATATGCTGCAAGTTCCAGATGTTGAACCGACCTTTAGCTCCAGTACTTGTTTTCATATTCAAGAGATGA
- the LOC107918561 gene encoding putative rRNA methylase YtqB isoform X5: protein MSWLVIFLGRRKQQKWLICRVWRHVLHKGDIVIDATCGNGYDTVAMLKMVADESGHGRVYGMDIQTEALENTSSLLDETVTQKEKELVKLFPICHSRMDEVLPENTAVRLVAFNLGYLPGGDKGIITTSKTTLLALEASKKMLILGGLISLVVYVGHPGGREELETVEAFASGLCVDGWICCKFQMLNRPLAPVLVFIFKR, encoded by the exons ATGAGTTGGTTGGTTATATTTTTGGGAAGAAGAAAGCAACAGAAGTGGCTCATTTGTAG GGTTTGGAGGCATGTCTTGCATAAAGGGGATATTGTCATAGATGCCACATGTGGGAATGGTTATGATACCGTAGCAATGCTTAAAATGGTTGCTGATGAATCTGGTCATGGTCGTGTTTATGGAATGGACATTCAAACAGAGGCTTTAGAGAATACTTCTTCCTTACTGGATGAAACTGTCACTCAGAAAGAG AAAGAACTAGTCAAGCTCTTCCCCATTTGCCATAGTAGAATGGATGAAGTGCTTCCTGAAAATACTGCCGTTAG ACTTGTTGCATTCAACCTAGGCTACCTTCCTGGAGGTGACAAAGGTATTATTACGACGTCGAAAACAACACTTTTGGCCTTGGAAGCCTCGAAGAAAATGCTGATATTGGGAGGGCTTATTAGCCTAGTGGTTTATGTGGGACATCCTGGTGGAAG GGAAGAATTGGAAACAGTTGAAGCCTTTGCTTCAGGATTATGTGTTGATGGTTGGATATGCTGCAAGTTCCAGATGTTGAACCGACCTTTAGCTCCAGTACTTGTTTTCATATTCAAGAGATGA